One region of Daphnia pulicaria isolate SC F1-1A chromosome 7, SC_F0-13Bv2, whole genome shotgun sequence genomic DNA includes:
- the LOC124349650 gene encoding carbohydrate sulfotransferase 6-like produces MRRTKISALSWPLMLRPHHLRALAILVTLVSLSLLFSTFSMRSGENRMWMMDSAGRQQQYTGGRVVMSAVDPTASSATSETAAALSKGPITAEETSSSSSSSSLASFTLTTASSARPSSQSNYKFGVGEVYQITRKSLKPRNPAAAVAKNQIKSNGFIMPAVPSALLKTRNLFHNRTVTQEDINNTLALLSRRLEETKQELSAEVGAEQHVGYWNVTHPRRLLIVTSWRSGSTFLGQILSEHPGVYNHYEPLMHVGLEQIRPGDVRADSAVRHLQDLLRCKYSNEDFLKKIQESMQDMLSHNAQVWQACVLGPNRNVCSVSNFLEESCHRFPTITMKMVRLRLNLTRQLLDDPSVKVLYLVRDPRATMNSRLSSVKWCSQSIDCIDPGRLCADIQNDLEAFESLSAEFPDRLALIKYETMAKSPHATFRAIFDFAGLFYTRKIRDEVEKHTSRDENHPWSTVRKSAERVDLWRQKLDNKSISDIQSVCSNVLVRLGYSQL; encoded by the exons ttgGCCGTTAATGTTACGCCCTCATCATCTTCGAGCTCTGGCGATTTTGGTCACGTTGGTCAGCCTGTCGCTTCTCTTTTCCACGTTCTCGATGCGTTCCGGAGAGAACCGGATGTGGATGATGGATTCAGCCGGTCGTCAACAACAGTACACTGGCGGCAGAGTAGTCATGTCGGCCGTCGATCCGACGGCTTCCAGCGCCACATcagaaacagcagcagcacttagTAAAGGCCCAATAACTGCTGAAGAAACTAGCAGCagttcttcttcctcgtcttTGGCCAGTTTCACTTTGACGACGGCGTCTTCAGCACGGCCCAGCAGCCAAAGTAATTACAAATTCGGCGTCGGCGAAGTCTATCAAATAACCAGGAAATCACTCAAGCCCCGCAATCCAGCAGCTGCTGTTGCCAAG aatcaaatcaaatccaacGGATTTATTATGCCGGCAGTTCCATCTGCACTTCTCAAAACCAGAAACTTGTTCCACAATCGGACCGTGACTCAAGAAGACATCAA caacACTTTGGCGTTGCTGAGTCGGAGATTGGAGGAAACCAAACAGGAACTGAGTGCGGAAGTCGGTGCGGAACAACACGTTGGCTACTGGAACGTGACACACCCCAGGCGTTTATTGATAGTCACTTCATGGCGATCGGGATCGACTTTTCTCGGCCAAATTCTCTCGGAACATCCCGGAGTTTATAACCATTACGAGCCGCTCATGCACGTCGGATTGGAGCAGATACGCCCAGGCGATGTCAGAGCCGATTCCGCCGTTCGGCACTTGCAGGATCTCCTTCGCTGCAA ATATTCCAACGAGGATTTCCTGAAGAAGATCCAGGAGAGCATGCAGGACATGTTGAGTCACAATGCCCAGGTGTGGCAGGCCTGCGTCCTGGGACCCAATCGCAACGTTTGCAGTGTCAGCAACTTCCTGGAAGAATCCTGCCACCGTTTCCCGACCATAACGATGAAAATGGTCCGTCTCCGATTGAACCTGACCCGCCAGTTGCTGGACGATCCGTCGGTGAAGGTTCTTTATTTGGTAAGGGATCCTCGTGCTACAATGAATTCGCGGCTGTCGAGTGTCAAGTGGTGCAGCCAATCGATCGACTGCATCGATCCTGGCCGTCTCTGCGCCGATATCCAAAACGATTTGGAAGCATTCGAGTCGCTTTCAGCCGAGTTTCCAGACCGATTAGCTTTGATCAAATACGAAACCATGGCCAAAAGTCCCCACGCCACTTTCCGGGCTATTTTCGACTTTGCCGGATTATTTTACACTCGAAAAATCCGCGATGAAGTCGAGAAACACACGTCGAGAGACGAGAATCATCCGTGGAGCACTGTACGCAAATCGGCCGAGCGTGTCGATCTCTGGCGTCAGAAACTTGACAATAAAAGCATTTCTGACATTCAATCGGTCTGTTCCAATGTCCTGGTTAGACTGGGCTACTCCCAACTGTGA
- the LOC124349995 gene encoding intraflagellar transport protein 22 homolog isoform X2, whose amino-acid sequence MTQSGKTTLANFLSDAKDAIGQYRPTVGCRILEFQIESSQLAHHSSSRTNNNNTNNSEIQLWDCSADRNVSNCLPALANDAAGVLLVYDITADDHTTELEELYNVWNNYLELSPSRYLIVARKWGDGQPNRKRTIKMGTLARLSRVEWDIDSDGHRVQNEFSSFMSSVLLDIRRKREEEEITILKQ is encoded by the exons ATGACGCAGAGTGGAAAAACCACGCTGGCCAACTTCTTGTCGGATGCCAAAGACGCCATTGGCCAGTACCGTCCGACTGTTGGCTGTCGAATTTTGGAATTCCAAATCGAATCGTCCCAGCTGGCCCATCACAGTTCGTCGAgaacaaacaacaataacacaAACAATAGTGAAATCCAGTTGTGGGATTGTAGTGCGGATAGAAA CGTCAGCAACTGTTTGCCAGCTCTTGCAAATGATGCTGCTGGCGTCTTGTTGGTTTACGACATCACAGCTGACGACCACACAACTGAACTGGAAGAACTCTACAACGTGTGGAACAACTACCTCGAATTAAGTCCGTCCCGCTACTTGATTGTGGCTCGCAAATGGGGTGACGGTCAACCTAACCGAAAACGTACCATCAAGATGG GTACTCTGGCCCGGCTGTCTAGAGTCGAATGGGACATTGACTCGGACGGACATCGAGTTCAAAATGAATTCAGCTCTTTCATGTCTTCAGTTCTGCTCGACATTCGCCGTAAACGCGAAgaggaagaaataacgatCCTTAaacagtaa
- the LOC124349995 gene encoding intraflagellar transport protein 22 homolog isoform X1 encodes MATPNRKSKHKRGIMASSNPTKVLLLGPAKSGKTTLANFLSDAKDAIGQYRPTVGCRILEFQIESSQLAHHSSSRTNNNNTNNSEIQLWDCSADRNVSNCLPALANDAAGVLLVYDITADDHTTELEELYNVWNNYLELSPSRYLIVARKWGDGQPNRKRTIKMGTLARLSRVEWDIDSDGHRVQNEFSSFMSSVLLDIRRKREEEEITILKQ; translated from the exons ATGGCAACCCCAAATCGTAAAAGTAAACACAAACGAGGAATCATGGCGAGCAGCAATCCGACCAAAGTTTTACTTCTCGGTCCAGCAAAG AGTGGAAAAACCACGCTGGCCAACTTCTTGTCGGATGCCAAAGACGCCATTGGCCAGTACCGTCCGACTGTTGGCTGTCGAATTTTGGAATTCCAAATCGAATCGTCCCAGCTGGCCCATCACAGTTCGTCGAgaacaaacaacaataacacaAACAATAGTGAAATCCAGTTGTGGGATTGTAGTGCGGATAGAAA CGTCAGCAACTGTTTGCCAGCTCTTGCAAATGATGCTGCTGGCGTCTTGTTGGTTTACGACATCACAGCTGACGACCACACAACTGAACTGGAAGAACTCTACAACGTGTGGAACAACTACCTCGAATTAAGTCCGTCCCGCTACTTGATTGTGGCTCGCAAATGGGGTGACGGTCAACCTAACCGAAAACGTACCATCAAGATGG GTACTCTGGCCCGGCTGTCTAGAGTCGAATGGGACATTGACTCGGACGGACATCGAGTTCAAAATGAATTCAGCTCTTTCATGTCTTCAGTTCTGCTCGACATTCGCCGTAAACGCGAAgaggaagaaataacgatCCTTAaacagtaa